The following is a genomic window from Micrococcus cohnii.
CGCCTTCGCTGACTCAGCGCCTCGTAGACAGGCCGGGCCGTCAGGCGGTGCCGGCCTACTCTCCGAGCACCCGGCGCGTGTAGTCGTTGGCGAACACGCGCTCGGGGTCGACGCGGTCTCGCTGGGCCACGACGTCTGCGAAACGCGGATACGCCTCGGCGGCCCAGGCGGCGTCGACGCGGTTCATCTTCCCCCAGTGCGGGCGTCCGCCCAAGCTCAGGAACAGCTCCTCGCCCGCCCGGAAGTACTCCTCCGGGTCGACGCTGCGGTACTGGTGGATCGCGAAATACACGCTGTCGCGACCGTGGGCGGTCGAGAGCCACACGTCGTCCGCCGAGGCCGTGCGCACCTCGAACGGGAACCCGACGGTTCGTCCCGCCGCGGCCAGGTCGTGGTGGATCCGGCGCAGCCCCTCGAACGCCTCCTCGAAGCGCTCGAGCGGCAGCGCGTACTCGGTCTCCCAGAACGGCACGGTGCGGTTCGCCACGAACACGCGATGCGAGACGTCGGTGTACTCGCGCCGATCGGCCAGCAGGTTCGCCAATCGGCTGAGTGCGGGGACGGCCGCCGGCCAGCGTCCGCCGACGCGGCATGACAGATCGAAGGCCCGGTTCGCCAGCAGCTCGTCCATGACGTGGGTCCGCAGCCGGGGCAGGGGGTCGATGCCGGAGGCCAGCGGCAGGCGGGTGTTCGTCTTGGTCAGGGCGGCATCCGTTCCCGGGAATCAGTAGAACTCGTGGTGGTCGTTGTCCCGGGAGCGCTGGACGAACTCAGCGACGACCCGGTCGATCGGCTCGGAGCGCTCCGCGGCGTGCAGCAGAAACGACGGCACGGTCTGCAGCTCGACCTCGGTGATCACACCGAGGGCGCCCAGGCTGACGCGGGCCGCAGCGAACAGCTCCGGCTCGTGCGCAGCGTCGACCCACCGGAGGTTTCCGTCGGCGGTCAGCAGCCGCAGGGCGGTGACCATGGCGGAGTATCCGGTAAACCCCAGGCCCGTTCCGTGCGTCGAGGTGCTCAGCGCCCCGCCGAGCGTCTGCTGATCGATGTCGCCCATATTGGCCAGGGCCAGGCCATGGGCGGCCAGAGCGGGGCCCAGAGCATGTAGCGGGGTGCCCGCGCGCACCCGCACGCGTCGGGTGTCGGGGTCCACGGCCGTGAGGCCGTGCAGGGCGCCGAGGTCCACCTGCACGCCGTCGGTCGCGGCGATGTCACTGAAGGAATGCGCTGCGCCGATCGGCTTGACACTCCGGTGGTTCCGGGCCGGTCGGCCACGATGTCGCGGAGCTGTTCCTCGGTCTCGGGTCGGACCATCTGCCACGGCGTCCAGGAGGCGGTGCGTGACCAGGTGGTGACGGTCCCGGACGTGGTGGTGCGACGGTTCATTGGAATGCCTTGCCTTCTCCTCGGTACGTGGGCCAGAGGTCGACGATCGCGTCCTCGGTCGCGGAGTACACCGCGACGACGGTGGCCCGCTCGGCAGGCTCACCTCCCTTGGCATGCCGGAAGAACACGGGGTCGCCGAGGGATAGGGAGTCCGTTGCCGTGCCCAGCAGTGGGGTCTGCACCTCGCCGGCGCCTTCGCTGCACGAGTATCGCAGGCCTTCGGGCCACACGACGGCCGGGGCACGGTCCGGGCCGCACACCCCGGATGCGGCCCAGCCGCCCCCGGCGACGGTGACCACGCCGGGGCCGGGGCGCCGGGCGACCGGGCAGACGAAGAACGAGGCCGGGTTGGGGCGGAAGGTGCGGTATCCATCGAACAGTGCCGGTCCCATCAGCCCGGAGCCGGCGCCGATCTCGGTGATGCAGTCGTGGGTGGTCGTGGCGTCGATGGATCCGGTGCCGCCGCCGTTGACGAACTCCAGTCGGCTGCCGGCGGCCTCGACCACCTCGCGGACGGCCTCGACCGCCGCGGTCCGGCGGGAGCGCAGCTCGCGCAGGGAGGCGCGCTTGACCGCCTGCACGACCCCCGACTTCGCGAACCCCTGAGCGCGGGCGAGCAGGGTGCTCGGCTGGGAGGGTTTGTCGGCCACGCCCGCCACCTGCGCTTCATAGGCCATCAGTCCGACGAGTGCGCAGCCGGGTGTGCCCGTGATGGTCCGGGCCAGCGTGGCGGCGTCCGCCGGGGTGCGCGTGGGCGAGCGCAGGGCGCCCAAATGCAGGCGCGGATGGGGTCGCCAGCCGGCGTCGAGCTCGAGGCACAGGCGCAGCGGGGGAAGCCCGTCGGCCTCCAGGCCGGAGCGTCCGCCCAGGCCGGCTCGGTGGCCGATGTCGCTCAGCAAGGACAGGTGCTCGGCGCTGTCCACCATCAGGGTGATGCGTTCGCGCGCCGGGGCCGAGCGCAGCATCTGTGTCAGTGCGTGCTCGTCGACGCAGGGGTAGGCGACCAGGACGTTCCGGTGCTCCCGGGCCGATTCGGTCGCGCGGGACTCGGCGTGCGTGGAGTCGTCGGCGCCGGAGAGCCACAGGGCCTCGGCGAGGGTGAACGCCATGATGTGACGGAAGCCCGGCATCGTCAGCGCCGCGTCGATCCCGCGGCGGATGCGGACGGATTTGGTGGCCAGGCGGATCGGGGTGCCGTCAGCGCGCTGCGCCATCGACCGGGCGTTGGCGGTGAACGCGTCGAGGTCGAGCAGGCCGAGGGGGGCCTGGCGGTCGCGGGCGGGCAGCGCGGCCAGCGCGTCCGCGTACCGCTCGTACGGCGGTGCGGGCGGAGTCGTCGTCATGGTCTGAGCCCTCCGGGGGTCGTCGAGGGGGCCGAAAGGCGGTTCACATACTAATCACATCATGGACGTGCCGTCTCGTCAGGAGGCTCGGCGCGGCTCAGCCCTGCAGTCGTCCCGGCCCGCTGGTTAGTGTGGCCGCCATGGCTAAGAACTCCTTCCTCGGCCGCATGGCCGGCGACAAGGCACTGAACATGGCGCTCAAGAACGCCTTCGACGACGAGGGGAACCCCACCGACTCGTTCCAGAAGACGGTGCTGCGCGCGATGAAGCTGCAGCGGCCGCTCGTCGTGGCGAACCTGCGGCGCCTGCACGAGAACCACCCGGACGAGTCGCCCGCCCAGCTGGCCGACCGACTGAGCGATCAGTACCTGAACACCGTCACCGGGGCCGGCGCCGCCGTCGGCGGCACCGCGATCATCCCCGGCATCGGCACGATCGCGGCGCTGGGCCTGTCCGGGGTGGCCGTCATCGGTTTCCTCGAGGCCACCGCCCTGTACGCGCAGTCCATCGCCGAGCTGCACGGCATCACGACCGAGGATCCGCAGCGCGCCGAGGCCCTCGTCATGGCCGTGATGCTCGGCGAGGACGGCCGCAAGATGCTCAAGGAGTTCGCCGGCTCGCAGCGCGGCGGCGCCGCGGCGTCGCTGGGCGGTCCCGGTGCGCTGAACGCGCTGACGGCCACCGGCGGCGGCATGTCCGACATGGTCATGAACCAGCTGAAGAAGAAGTTCATGCGCAAGGTGCTCGTCCGCCAGGGGGCGGGCTTGTTCGGCCGCGCCGTGCCGTTCGGCGTGGGTGCCGTGATCGGCGGTGTCGGGAACCGCTCGATGGGCAAGTCCGTGATCGCCTCGGCGCAGAACCTGTTCGGGCCCGTGCCGCAGACGCTGCCCGGCGACGTCGTCGAGACCAAGGACGAACGTGAGCAGGCCGAGGCGGCGCGCGAGCTCGAGCAGAAGGGCCTCGGCCCGGACGCCTGAGGCCAGGTCAGAGCAGCAGGGTCGCGAGCGTGTGGATGGTCAGCCCGGCCAGCGCCCCGACCACCGAGCCGTTGATGCGGATGAACTGCAGGTCACGGCCCACGAGCAGCTCCAGGGTGCGAGCCGTCTGCTCGCCGTCCCAGCGGTGGACCGTCTCCTCGATGACCCCGGTCAGCTCGGGCCCGTATTCGGCCAGGGCGTAGGCGGCCGCCGCTCGTGCGTAGCCGTCGACGCGCTCGCGCAGCGGCGCCTCGTGTTGCAGGCGCCCGCCCAGGTCCATGATCGCCGCGACCAGCGCCTGATGCAGGTCCGAGCGCGGATCCTCGAGTGAGGCAAGCAACGAGCGGCTCAGGCTGGTCCAGGCCTGCCCGGCCCAGCCGCGCACGCGTTCGTCCTCGAACAGGCCGCGTTTGAGCCGTTCGACGGTGCCGCGGGTGACCGGGTCCGTGCGCATCCGCTGCGCGAGCTCGGCGAGCCACGCATCGATCGAGCGCCGGGCCTCGTGCGAGCGGTCCGTCCGGACGCCCGCCAGGTACTTGAGGGCCTCGGCATGCAGGCGCTCGGCCAGCAGCTTGTCCACGATCTCGGGGCTCCACTCGGGGGAGCGACGCCGGACGGTCTCGACGAACACCTCCGGGTGCTCGGCGATCCAGTCACCCGTGTGCGCCACGAGCATGTCGACGACCTTCTCGTGGTGACGGGCCCCGACGACGTCCTCGAGCGCGCGGGCGAGGGTCGGGGACCAGTCCGGCTCGACCATGTGGCGCTGCATCAGCTGGGTCAGCAGCGCCTGGATGACCTCGTCGTCGGCGGCGTCCAGGGCGCTGCGGGCCGCGACGGCGACCTGCCCCGCCGCCCGCTCGGCGTTGTCTCGACGGGCGAGCCAGCGACCGGCCGGGGCGGCGACCTGCAGGCCCGAGACCTTCTCGCGCGCGACGTCCGAGTCCAGGAAGTTCTCCTGCACGAACTCACGCAGCGCCTGGCCGAGCTGGTCCTTCTTCCTCGGGATGAGCGCGGTGTGCGGCACCGGCACCCCGGCGGGGTGGCGGAACAGGGCCGTCACGGCGAACCAGTCCGCGAGGGCGCCCACCATGCCGCCCTCCGCGGCCGCGCGCACGTAGGACAGCCACGGGTGCTGCTCCTGCAGGGCGAACGCCACGACGAACACCGCCGCGAGCGCAACGAGCAGCCCCGTGGCGACCGCCTTCATCCTCCGCAGCCCGGCGGCGCGGGCGGTCGAGGCGGGGGAGAAGGCGCTCAGGTCTGCGGGGGTGGTGCGCTGGCCGGCCATGCGCGCTCCTTCCGTCGTGGTCCCGAAATGGTCGTCTCCAGTTAACCAGCGCGTCCACGTGCGGTGGATCCGCGCACATCAGTGGCTCCTAGCCTCGAGGCCATGACGCCGCTCGTGATCGCCCATCGGGGCGCGTCCGCCGACCACGCCGAGCACACGAGAGCCGCCTATCTGCGTGCCCTGGACGACGGGGCCGACGGGCTCGAATGCGATGTCCAGCTGACCCGGGACAAACAGGTCGTCTGCTGGCACGACCCGACCGTCGACCGCACCTCCGACGGCTCAGGCGCCGTCTCCGACCACACCCTCGCGCAGCTGCGTCGGCTCAACGTGCACGGCTGGCACCCCGGCGGCGTGCCGACCGAGTACGGGGCCCCGCGCGAGCAGATGCTTACTCTGGCCGAGCTGCTGCGGATCGCCCTCGACGCCGGTCGGCCGCTGCGCCTGGCCGTCGAGCTGAAGCACCCGAGCCCGTTCGGGCACGAGCTCGAAGAGAAGACGATGCGGGAGCTCGCGTTCGCCGGCTGGGACCCCGAGACCGGGCTGATGGGGCAGGTGCAGGTCTCGCTCATGAGCTTCCATGCCGAGGCGCTGCGGTACCTGGCCCCGCTGACGGGGCCGGACCCGTTGTGCCCGCTGATCGACCTGATGCCGACCGGCACGGACTCCCGTCTGGCGCGCGGACCGGTGAGCCGGGCCGCCGTGCGCGCCGCCATGCGGATGTCCCTGGCGGAGTCGGAACGTCTCGTGTGGACGGGGCAGGCACAGCTGGCCGGCCCGTCGGTCGCGTACATGCGGGCGCATCTGGCCGACGCGAAGGCGTGGCTCGCGGCGGGGCGGAGGCTGCGGGTGTGGACCGCCGATCAGGAGCGTGATGTGGCGTTCCTGGCGGCGCACGGCGTCCAGGAGATCACGACGAACCGGCCGGCGGCGGTGCGGCGGGCGCTCGAGGCCGGGCAGCAGGGCGCACACGGCGTCGTGTCGCGCGTTACACTCTGACGCCGGCCGTCCCCGAGCCGTGACCCGTCTGCGGGTGGTCCTCAGGACGGCGCCCCGTCCCGCACCGCATCCGTGAGGTCCACTCATGTCATCGACCCCCTCGCCCGGGCGCTCGCCGGGCCCTCAGCCGATCCACAATCCGGACATCGTCGGCTTCACACAGGCCGAGATCGACGCGACGCCCGTCCGGCCGAAGTGGAATTCGCTCGGCCCCGGCATCGTCGCGGCCGCCACGGGTGTCGGCGCCGCTGACCTGGTCGCCACCCTCACCGCCGGGTCCCGCTATGGCTATGCCCTGATGTGGGCGGTCGTGCTCGGCGTGCTGTTCAAGATCGTGCTGGTGGAGGGCGTCGGTCGCTACTTCCTGGCCACCGGCAAGACGATCCTGCAGGGGTGGCGCACACTCGGCTCCTGGACCTCCTGGTACTTCGGCGCGTACATCCTGATCTGGGGCGTGGTGTACGGCGCCACCGCGATGTCCTCGACGGCGCTGCCGCTGGCCGCGCTGTTCCCGGGCGTCGACGTCACGCTGTTCGCGATCGCAGCGGGGCTGCTCGGCCTCGCGCTCGTCTGGCTCGACCGCTACCGGCTCATCGAGACGCTCATGATGGTGCTGATCGGCGTCATGTTCGTCACCGTGCTGCTCTCCGCCGTGCTGACCGCCCCGAACCTCGGCGAGATCCTGGCCGGACTCGTCCCGCGCATCCCCTCGGGCGACCCCGAGGTCATGTTCTACGTGCTGGGCCTGGCCGGCGGCGTCGGCGGCACCATCACGCTCGCCGCCTACGGCTACTGGCTGCGCGCGAAGGGCTGGAACGTGCCGAAGTACATGACGGTGATGCGCTTCGACAACACCACCAGCTACATCCTGACCGGCATCTTCGTGATCGCGACGATGATTATGGGCGTCGAGCTGCTCAATTCTGCGGGCGTCGCGATCTCGAAGGGCGACAAGGGCCTGCTTGATGTCGGCGAGGTCCTCGCGCAGCGGTACGGCCAGGCGTGGGCCACGGTGTTCCTGGTGGGCTTCTTCGCCGCGTCGTTCTCCTCCCTGCTGGGCGTGTGGCACGGCGTCTCGCTGATGTTCGCGGACTTCTGGACGAACGTCCGCCGCCCCGCCGACGAGCTCGACCAGGACGATGCGCCGTCGCTGTCGTCGCGGCCCGGGCGGTTCTTCCTGCTGTGGCTGACGATCCCGCCGATGGCGCTGCTGTTCCTGGACAAGCCGATCTTCCTGATCCTGCTCTACGGCACGCTCGGCGCCCTGTTCATGCCGTTCCTGGCCATCACGCTGCTCGTGCTGAACAACCGGCGCTCCATGCCGGAGCGGTTCCGGAACCGCCTGGTGCACAACGTGCTGCTGGGCATCACGACGCTGGTGTTCCTCGTGCTCGGCGTGAGCGAGCTGGCGAAGGCGCTCGCGCCGCTGTTCGGCGGGAGTGCCTGAGCGGCCTCAGGGCATCCTGGGCGGGACGACATCCCGGGCGGGACGGGGCACACTGGAGCCATGATCGTCGCCTTCTCCGTCGCCCCGTCCGGCGCACCCGCAGATCCGTCTCTGGTGAGCGCTGAGGACGCCGCCTCTGCCTCTGTTCATCAGGCGGTCGCCGAGGCCGTCGCGATCGTGCGCGCCTCCGGCCTGCCGCACCGCACCTCGTCGATGTTCACCGAGATCGAGGGGGAGTGGGACGAGGTCATGGCCGTCGTCAAGGACGCCACCGAGGCGGTCGGTCGCTACGGCTCCCGCGTCTCACTCGTGCTCAAGGCCGACATCCGCCCCGGCCACACGGGCGAACTCGACGGCAAGCTCGAGCGTCTCGAAGCGGCGCTCGGTCAGAGTCGTGACGGTGCGGGCGAGGCCTGAGCCGCCCATGCCCGCCGACGAGGTCATCGCTCCCGGCGTCTTCCCGATCAGCTCCGGCACCGCGGAGATCCTCCCCGACCCGTGGGAGCCGGGCACGTGGCTGCTCAAGGTCAACGGCGTCGAGTCCTCCCAGCTCAACCCGGACACCCCCGAGCGCATGGGCTTTGAGTACATGCGCTGGGCCGCGGCGGTCGTCTCCCACCGCTTCGCCCCCGACGTCGACCGGCTGCGCGTGCTGCATCTGGGCGGCGCCGGCTGCACGTTCGCCCGGTGGATCACGCACGCCTACCCGCAGGCACATCAGCTGGCCGTCGAGCTCGACGCGGGCCTGGCCGAGCTCGCCCGCACCCGCTTCGGGCTGCCGCGCGCCCCGCAGCTGAAGATCCGGGTCGGCGAGGCGGGTCAGGTGCTCGCCTCGCTCCGCCCGGACACCCGTGAGGTCGTCGTCCGTGACGTGTTCGCGCCCGCCTCGCCGGAGCCCGACGCCCCGCACGTCACGCCCGAGCACCTGACGGGTCTCGAGGCGGCGCGGGCCGCGGCCGACGTGCTCGTCGACGGCGGCGTGTACCTGCTCAACATCGGCGCCGGCCCGGGGCTGGCGTCACTGCGCGCCGAGCTGGCCGCGCTCACGGAGACCTTCGCCCACGTGGAGGTCATGGCCGATCCGCCGATGCTCAAGGGCCGCCGCCGCGGCAACGTGATCGCCGCGGCCTCGGCGGGGCCGCTCGTGCTCGAGCACCTGGGCGGGCGTGCCGGGCTCGCCCGCGCCCTGCGTTCGGACGCGCTGCCGGCCACGCTGCTCGAGGACGTGCCGCGGTTCGTGGCGGGCGCCCGCCCGTCGACCGCGCCCCTCGTCGCACGGGCCGGGAACTAGACGCAGATCACTAGACTGAGACGTGCCGAATCACCGGTCGACGACGATCGGCGGCCACACCCGCAGGAGGTTCCCATGACCGACCAGCAGCCCCGGACCACCGACCGCGACCAGGCCGCCGCAGCCGAGACTGTCGCCCCCGCCCAGGGGCCCGTCGCTCCGCTCGAGGAGTTCGGCGTCCTCGTTGGCGTCGACGGCTCCGACCAGTCGATCTCGGCGGCCCGCTGGGCCCAGCGTGAGGCCCGTGCCCGTCAGGTCCCCCTGACGCTCGTCACCGCCTACACCGTCCCCGCCTTCTGGGGGTACGCGGCCGACGTGGGCGGGACGCTCACCGATGACACGGCCCTGCGCGACGGCGTGCGCCAGATGCTCGACTCCGTGGCGGCCCAGCTCGATGACGAGGGGCCGGCCCCGACCCTGCGCATCGAGACCGGCGACGCGGCCGGTGTGCTCGTCGACCTCTCCCGCCAGGCCGAGCTGCTCGTCTCCGGGGCTCGAGGCCGTGGCGGCTTCCTCGGCCGTCTGCTTGGCTCGGTCTCCTCGGCCCTGCCGGGTCACGCGCACTGCCCGGTCGCGATCATCCCGGCCGGCGAGGACGCCTCCCGCGCCGAGGCCGGCACGCCCGTCGTCGTCGGCGTGGACGGCTCGGAGCAGGGCCGTGCCGCCGCACTCGTCGCCGCCCATGAGGCGCGGCTGCGCGGCGCCGACCTGCGTGTGCTCGCCGTGCTGCCGCCGGTGTCCCCGTCGAACGCGTGGCTCACGGTGTCCGTCGACGACCAGGCGGTGCAGGACGAGCTGCGTACGCGGCTCGACCAGGGCGTCGCCTGGCTGCGCGATGAGTTCCCGGACCTCGCCGTCACGGGCGAGCTGCGTTCCGGCTCCCCGGTCGAGCTGCTGGCCCAGCACACCGAGACCGCGCGGCTGACGGTCGTCGGCACCCGCGGCCTCGGCGGTTTCGCCGGCGCGCTGCTCGGTTCGACCAGCCAGGGCGTCGCGGTGCACGCCAAGGGCCCGCTCATGGTGGTGCCGTACCGCGAGGATGTGCGCCTGGGCAACCGCGGGAAGTACGGCCCGCTGCCGGGGCGGGGCGGCGCCGAGGGCTGAGGCCGCCGGGCGCGGCGGCGTTCAGCCCCAGCCGAGCTCGTGCAGGCGCTGCTCGTCGACGCCGAAGAAGTGTCCGACCTCGTGCATCACCGTCACGACGATCTCGTGCTCCAGCTCGGTGCGGCTCGCGCAGTGCCGGGTGAGCGGGCCGCGGAAGATCATGATCCGGTCCGGCAGCTGGAACGCCGCCTCGGCCCGCTCGGTGGGGGCGTAGCCGTCGAACAGGCCGAACAGCTCGGTGTCCGGGTCCTCCCACGGCTCGGGCTCGTACTCGTCCTCGACCAGGACGACGACGTTCGTCAGCAGCGACGCGAGCTCGTCCGGGATGCGGCGCAGGGCGGCGTCGACGGCGTCGTCGAACTCGGCCTCGCTCATCCAGGCCAGCGGCGCGCGCGAGGCGTCCTCGTCGGGGCCGGGTGCGGGCGTCGGGGCGGACATGCTCCTCCTGCGGGCCGGGTTGCGGGGCGATCGCGGCTCACTCTAGACTTCACTGGTCCACGTGTGCACGCATGAGGGCAGGCCCCCATCGTCTAGAGGCCTAGGACACCGCCCTTTCACGGCGGCGACACGGGTTCGAATCCCGTTGGGGGTACGAGTCGCACGACGCCCGTCGCGGTCGGATCGGCATGATGCAGATCACCGCAGGTCGACTTTGTGAGGCTCCGGGGACTCTGGTAGAGTTTCCACTCGTTGCGAAAGCGACAGAATAAGAGAATATGGCCCTGTAGCGCAGTTGGTTAGCGCGCCGCCCTGTCACGGCGGAGGTCGCGGGTTCAAGTCCCGTCAGGGTCGCTCGGATGTTCCGACTCCGGAATTCCGGTGCCGGATGTCCCGGTGACGCAATGTCATCAGGCTCTGTAGCTCAGTTGGTAGAGCGTTCGACTGAAAATCGAAAGGTCACCGGATCGACGCCGGTCGGAGCCACGGCATCACAAGGCCCCTCGCATCGGCGAGGGGCCTTGTCGCGTCTGAGGCCCACGCGAGCCCGGTGCGAGGCAGTCCCCCTTTTCCTATGAGTTTGCGCATAATCGGGACCTCAGAGATGCACAAGGATGGCGTCGAGCCCCTACCGTGGGGTAAATGACCGCATCACCACCTTCGACAGACTCGCACTCAACCGACACGACACCCACGTCGACCCCGTCCCCGAAGCGTCTGCTGGACCCCCAGGTGTTCTGGCCCTCGGCCGTGATCATCCTGGTGTTCGTGGGCCTGACCCTCATGAACCCCAAGGGCATGGAGGCCGGAATCGGCGCCGTGCAGACCGCGATCATCTCGAACTTCTCGTGGTGGTACGCGCTCGTCGCGCTCTTCTTCGTCTTCTTCTGCATCTACCTCGGCTTTTCCCGCAAGGGCAGCATCACCATGGGCGACCCCGACGAGAAGCCCGAGTTCGATCTGATGTCCTGGTTCGCGCTGCTCTTCGCGGCCGGCATGGGCATCGGTCTGGTCTTCTACGGCATGACCGAGCCGCTGATGCACTACAACTCCCCGCGCCCAGACCTGAGCGCGGAGAACCCCTCGCAGGGTGAGATCTCCCAGTCCGCGCTGGCCACCACGTTCATGCACTGGGGCCTGCAGCCGTGGGCCATCTACGCGGTGGTCGGCATCGCCGTCGGCCTGGCCATCCACCGTCGCGGCCGCCCGCTGGCCATGCGCTGGGCGTTCGAGCCGCTGATCGGCGAGAAGGCGACCCGCGGCGTGTGGGGCGCCATCATCGACAACATCGCGCTGATCGGCACGGTCTTCGGCGTCGCCACCTCCCTGGGCCTCGGCGTCACGCAGATGGCCGCGGGTCTGCGTTCCCTCGGCGTCGTGCCGGAGGAGTCCGCCTGGCTTGAGTACGTGATGATCGCGGCCGTGACCTGCGTCGTGCTCTACACCGTTGTCTCCGGCGTCGAGAAGGGCATGAAGTGGCTGTCGAACTTCAACCTGATCCTCGCCGCCGGCCTGCTGCTGTTCATCGCGATCGTCGGCCCGACCACCTTCATTCTGAAGGAGACGGTCCAGTCGTTCGGCGCCTACATGCAGAACTACCTCAGCTCCTCGCTCAACGTCTCCGCCTTCTACGGTGAGGAGGGCGATACCTGGCAGGGCTCGTGGAGCGCCTTCTACTGGGGCTGGTGGATGTCCTGGACTCCGTTCGTCGGCATCTTCATCGCGCGTATCTCCCGCGGCCGCACGGTCCGCCACTTCATCATGGGCGTGCTCGCCGTCCCGACGCTGATCTCCGTGCTGTGGTTCGGCGTGCTCGGCGGCACCGCCATGTACTACGAGACCGTCAAACCGGCCGGCTACAGCTCGGTCGTCGGCGAGGACGGGACCATCGACGCGAACGCCGCGCTGTTCCAGGTGATGGAGCAGATGC
Proteins encoded in this region:
- a CDS encoding BCCT family transporter, which produces MTASPPSTDSHSTDTTPTSTPSPKRLLDPQVFWPSAVIILVFVGLTLMNPKGMEAGIGAVQTAIISNFSWWYALVALFFVFFCIYLGFSRKGSITMGDPDEKPEFDLMSWFALLFAAGMGIGLVFYGMTEPLMHYNSPRPDLSAENPSQGEISQSALATTFMHWGLQPWAIYAVVGIAVGLAIHRRGRPLAMRWAFEPLIGEKATRGVWGAIIDNIALIGTVFGVATSLGLGVTQMAAGLRSLGVVPEESAWLEYVMIAAVTCVVLYTVVSGVEKGMKWLSNFNLILAAGLLLFIAIVGPTTFILKETVQSFGAYMQNYLSSSLNVSAFYGEEGDTWQGSWSAFYWGWWMSWTPFVGIFIARISRGRTVRHFIMGVLAVPTLISVLWFGVLGGTAMYYETVKPAGYSSVVGEDGTIDANAALFQVMEQMPGGVILVVGAIILSAVFFVTSSDSGSLVMGMLASGGDPEPRHIVRIVFAIATALLSAALLAAGGLSAIQTLAITIGLPFSILMLMMCAATLRTLAYSVARVEAVRRQAQLASIKTHLGLETDDKVVNAGPVAAHEWWASLSRDHQQKIAQMASPGADDQIFPHGHTGEQPVTPTNGSAPSEGPSRGGSSAL